The Amycolatopsis viridis genome window below encodes:
- a CDS encoding SDR family NAD(P)-dependent oxidoreductase, giving the protein MSFPLRGAGVVITGGGGGIGAALARRFAAEGARIVLADLDAAAVQAVAAEVGAVAVAGDAASVDGVASLVARANDELGEIDLYCANAGVAPHGGPEAPEEVWARAWDVNVMAHVRAAHELLPGWLARGRGRFLATVSAAGLLTSLGSAPYSVTKHGALAFAEWLSATYRHRGITVQAICPQGVKTNMLAATGTGGQLIMGASAIEPSQVADSVMAAFADDRFLILPHPEVAAYYATRATETDRWLGGMNKLQRKVEAAQER; this is encoded by the coding sequence GTGAGCTTCCCGTTGCGCGGGGCCGGTGTCGTGATCACCGGTGGTGGTGGCGGCATCGGTGCGGCGCTGGCCCGGCGGTTCGCCGCCGAGGGAGCCCGGATCGTGCTCGCCGATCTCGACGCGGCGGCGGTGCAGGCCGTCGCCGCCGAGGTCGGCGCGGTCGCGGTGGCCGGTGACGCGGCGAGCGTGGACGGCGTCGCCTCGCTGGTCGCGCGGGCGAACGACGAGCTGGGTGAAATCGACCTGTACTGCGCCAACGCCGGCGTCGCCCCGCACGGCGGCCCGGAAGCGCCCGAGGAGGTGTGGGCGCGGGCGTGGGACGTGAACGTGATGGCCCACGTGCGGGCCGCGCACGAGCTGCTGCCGGGCTGGCTGGCGCGCGGCCGCGGCAGGTTCCTCGCCACCGTGTCCGCGGCCGGGTTGCTGACCAGCCTCGGTTCGGCGCCGTACTCGGTGACCAAGCACGGCGCGCTCGCGTTCGCCGAGTGGCTGAGCGCGACCTACCGCCACCGCGGCATCACGGTCCAGGCGATCTGCCCGCAGGGCGTGAAGACGAACATGCTCGCCGCGACCGGCACCGGCGGTCAGCTGATCATGGGTGCGTCGGCGATCGAACCGTCCCAGGTGGCCGATTCGGTGATGGCAGCCTTCGCCGACGACCGGTTCCTGATCCTGCCGCACCCCGAGGTGGCCGCGTACTACGCCACCCGCGCGACCGAGACGGACCGGTGGCTCGGCGGGATGAACAAGTTGCAGCGCAAGGTCGAGGCCGCGCAGGAGCGGTGA
- a CDS encoding SDR family oxidoreductase, which yields MVNSFKDRVAIVTGASRGIGFGIARELVQRGARVCITARKPEPLADAVNELGGPGVAMAVAGKADDPAHQDEAIAKTLDAFGRLDILVNNTGINPVYGPLLDIDPEVAAKIFSVNVLAPLAWLRKARDAWLGEHGGAVVNVASVAGLRASPGIGMYGVSKAAVVRMTQELAVELGPKIRVNAVAPAVVKTQFATALYEGREEEVSAAYPLKRLGVPEDIAGAVAFLLSDEAGWITGQTVVLDGGLTLGGGL from the coding sequence ATGGTGAACTCGTTCAAGGACCGCGTCGCGATCGTCACCGGCGCGAGCCGGGGTATCGGCTTCGGCATCGCCCGCGAGCTGGTGCAGCGCGGCGCCCGGGTGTGCATCACCGCCCGCAAGCCCGAGCCGCTGGCCGACGCCGTGAACGAACTGGGCGGCCCCGGCGTCGCCATGGCGGTGGCCGGCAAGGCCGACGACCCGGCCCACCAGGACGAGGCGATCGCGAAGACGCTGGACGCCTTCGGGCGGCTGGACATCCTGGTCAACAACACCGGGATCAACCCGGTCTACGGCCCGTTGCTCGACATCGACCCCGAGGTCGCGGCCAAGATCTTCAGCGTCAACGTCCTCGCGCCGCTGGCCTGGCTGCGCAAGGCCCGCGACGCGTGGCTGGGTGAACACGGCGGTGCCGTCGTCAACGTCGCCTCCGTCGCCGGGCTGCGGGCCTCGCCGGGCATCGGCATGTACGGCGTGAGCAAGGCGGCCGTGGTCCGGATGACCCAGGAACTCGCGGTCGAGCTCGGCCCGAAGATCCGGGTCAACGCCGTCGCCCCGGCCGTGGTGAAGACGCAGTTCGCCACCGCGCTCTACGAGGGCCGCGAGGAGGAGGTCTCCGCGGCGTACCCGCTGAAGCGGCTGGGCGTGCCCGAGGACATCGCCGGTGCGGTCGCGTTCCTGCTCTCCGACGAGGCCGGGTGGATCACCGGGCAGACGGTGGTCCTGGACGGCGGCCTGACGCTGGGGGGCGGCCTGTGA
- a CDS encoding TetR/AcrR family transcriptional regulator, translating into MTISLSAELWPDVQPDAARRLMQAAVESFARRGYHATTTRDIASAAGMSPAALYVHFPSKAALLFAISKSGHQQTLDLVEDVARRADEPAERMRRIVVDFVAWHARRHTIARVVQYELQALPEQEYQVVADLRRRIEHLVREVIVEGVARGQFEVADVKTAARAVLSLGVDVARWYTERAGKTPKALGREYGDLALRMLGAQP; encoded by the coding sequence ATGACGATCTCGCTGTCCGCCGAACTGTGGCCGGACGTGCAGCCGGACGCGGCGCGACGGTTGATGCAGGCCGCGGTCGAATCGTTCGCGCGCCGCGGCTACCACGCCACGACGACGCGTGACATCGCGAGCGCGGCGGGCATGAGCCCCGCCGCGCTGTACGTGCACTTCCCGTCGAAGGCGGCCCTGCTGTTCGCCATCAGCAAGAGCGGCCACCAGCAGACGCTCGACCTGGTCGAGGACGTCGCCCGGCGCGCCGACGAGCCGGCCGAGCGGATGCGCCGGATCGTCGTGGACTTCGTCGCCTGGCACGCCCGCCGGCACACGATCGCCCGGGTGGTGCAGTACGAGCTGCAGGCGCTGCCGGAGCAGGAGTACCAGGTGGTGGCCGACCTGCGGCGGCGCATCGAGCACCTCGTGCGCGAGGTCATCGTCGAGGGCGTGGCGCGCGGGCAGTTCGAGGTGGCCGACGTCAAGACGGCCGCGCGGGCGGTGCTGTCGCTGGGCGTCGACGTGGCGCGCTGGTACACCGAACGCGCCGGCAAGACGCCGAAGGCACTCGGCCGCGAGTACGGGGACCTCGCCCTGCGCATGCTCGGCGCGCAGCCCTGA
- a CDS encoding nucleoside deaminase produces MLKPDPGELLAVARDEALLGRSEGGVPIGAALFTVDGELLGRGHNRRVQDDDPAMHAETAAFRDAGRRPHYRDTVMVTTLSPCWYCSGLVRQFGISHVVIGETRTFSGAHCWLAGLGVGITIVDDPECVALMTGFIEQHPELWFEDIGAGTS; encoded by the coding sequence ATGCTGAAACCGGATCCCGGCGAGCTGCTCGCCGTCGCCCGCGATGAGGCCCTGCTCGGCCGGTCCGAGGGCGGGGTACCGATCGGGGCGGCGCTGTTCACCGTGGACGGCGAGCTGCTCGGCCGGGGCCACAACCGGCGGGTCCAGGACGACGATCCGGCGATGCACGCCGAGACCGCGGCCTTCCGCGACGCGGGCCGGCGGCCGCACTACCGCGACACGGTCATGGTGACGACGCTGTCACCGTGCTGGTATTGCAGTGGCTTGGTGCGGCAGTTCGGCATCTCGCACGTGGTGATCGGCGAGACCCGCACGTTCTCCGGCGCCCACTGCTGGCTCGCCGGGCTGGGCGTGGGCATCACGATCGTGGACGACCCGGAGTGCGTGGCGCTGATGACCGGGTTCATCGAGCAGCACCCGGAGCTGTGGTTCGAAGACATCGGCGCCGGGACGTCCTGA
- a CDS encoding nitroreductase family protein, with protein sequence MTLELTADEVLSTTRAVRKRLDFTRPVPRHLIEECIDLATQAPTGRNRQRWHFLVVTGKAQRAAVAGIFRRAVLAASGRPVTDNDLRRMAAHPESMRRIGEGAQYLYDNIHRVPAFVIPAVEGRTDHAPVLDQAMTWGSILPAVWSFMLAARNRGLGTVWTTAHAPRERELAAALGVPHDEIMLAALVPLAFTLGTDFRPAPRIDRREVLHWDRW encoded by the coding sequence ATGACGCTCGAACTGACCGCCGACGAGGTCCTGTCCACCACGCGTGCCGTGCGCAAACGCCTCGACTTCACCCGGCCCGTGCCGCGGCACCTCATCGAGGAGTGCATCGACCTCGCCACCCAGGCGCCCACCGGCCGCAACCGCCAGCGCTGGCACTTCCTCGTCGTCACCGGCAAGGCCCAGCGCGCCGCGGTCGCCGGCATCTTCCGGCGCGCGGTCCTCGCCGCGAGCGGACGTCCGGTGACCGACAACGACCTGCGGCGGATGGCGGCCCACCCGGAGTCGATGCGGCGCATCGGCGAAGGCGCCCAGTACCTCTACGACAACATCCACCGGGTGCCGGCGTTCGTCATCCCCGCCGTCGAGGGCCGCACCGACCACGCGCCCGTGCTGGACCAGGCCATGACCTGGGGCTCGATCCTGCCCGCCGTGTGGAGCTTCATGCTGGCCGCGCGCAACCGCGGCCTCGGCACCGTCTGGACCACCGCGCACGCGCCGCGGGAGCGGGAGCTCGCGGCCGCCCTCGGCGTGCCGCACGACGAGATCATGCTGGCCGCGCTCGTGCCGCTCGCCTTCACGCTCGGCACCGACTTCCGGCCCGCGCCGCGCATCGACCGGCGCGAGGTCCTGCACTGGGACCGGTGGTGA
- a CDS encoding MarR family winged helix-turn-helix transcriptional regulator, whose product MAARSPETPSYFPRLAAERLDIALCRASASVARAADKAAGEQGLSVGQHLVLKMLAAVGPCSQQVLSEELRIDRSVMVGVADDLEKAGHVRRERDPRDRRAYAVRITDAGRRALAAAERNVPGFLDRTFEALSAAERAQLAALLGKLLAAG is encoded by the coding sequence ATGGCGGCGAGATCACCGGAGACCCCGTCCTACTTCCCGCGCCTTGCGGCCGAACGGCTCGACATCGCGCTGTGCCGGGCGTCCGCCTCGGTCGCCCGGGCAGCGGACAAGGCCGCGGGCGAGCAGGGGCTGAGCGTGGGCCAGCACCTGGTGCTGAAGATGCTGGCAGCCGTGGGGCCGTGCTCGCAGCAGGTGCTGAGCGAGGAACTGCGGATCGACCGCAGCGTGATGGTCGGCGTCGCCGACGACCTGGAGAAGGCCGGGCACGTCCGGCGGGAACGGGACCCGCGGGACCGCCGGGCCTACGCGGTCCGGATCACCGACGCGGGGCGCCGGGCGCTGGCAGCGGCCGAGCGGAACGTGCCGGGTTTCCTGGACCGCACGTTCGAGGCGTTGTCGGCGGCCGAGCGCGCGCAGCTGGCGGCCCTGCTCGGGAAGCTGCTGGCCGCCGGCTGA
- a CDS encoding TetR/AcrR family transcriptional regulator, with the protein MPEPRQERSRTTRRKLIEAAVDCIGEVGWAGTTVALIAQRAGVSRGAAQHHFPTREDLVTAAVEYVGEVQIDEMRRDAHGLPAGRSRIEPVVDMLLNLYTGPMFRAALHLWVAASSDESLRSVLVPLQAKVGREAHRLAVELLGVDESRPGVRELVQTTLDLARGLGLANLLADDTARRRRIIRHWVRVLGPAVPDPEVTPEITSVGG; encoded by the coding sequence GTGCCGGAGCCCCGCCAGGAGCGCAGCCGGACCACCCGGCGCAAACTCATCGAGGCAGCCGTGGACTGCATCGGCGAGGTCGGGTGGGCCGGCACCACGGTCGCGCTGATCGCGCAGCGCGCCGGCGTTTCGCGCGGGGCCGCCCAGCACCACTTCCCAACCCGGGAGGACCTGGTCACCGCGGCCGTCGAGTACGTCGGCGAGGTGCAGATCGACGAGATGCGGCGGGACGCCCACGGGCTGCCTGCCGGGCGGTCCCGCATCGAGCCGGTGGTCGACATGCTGCTCAACCTCTACACCGGGCCGATGTTCCGCGCCGCGCTGCACCTGTGGGTGGCCGCGTCCAGTGACGAATCGCTGCGCAGCGTGCTGGTCCCGCTGCAGGCCAAGGTCGGGCGCGAGGCGCACCGGCTCGCGGTGGAGCTGCTGGGGGTGGACGAGAGCCGGCCGGGCGTGCGCGAGCTCGTCCAGACGACCCTCGACCTCGCCCGGGGGCTCGGCCTGGCGAACCTCCTCGCCGACGACACCGCCCGTCGCCGGCGCATCATCCGCCACTGGGTCCGGGTTCTCGGACCCGCCGTCCCCGATCCCGAAGTCACCCCGGAAATCACCTCGGTGGGTGGCTGA
- a CDS encoding acyl-CoA dehydrogenase family protein — MNFVESPERIALRQAVGDLARGYGHEYYTKVARSGGHTSDLWNEAGRLGYLGVAVPAEYGGGGGGIGDLAAVCEEFCAAGTPMLLMVVSPAICATVIARYGTDEQRRSWLPRFATGEVRMSFAITEPDAGSNAHRLTTTARRDGGDWILNGRKVFISGVDEADAVLVVGRTADARTGKLKPALFIVPTNTPGFEYRQIEMDLVSADKQFGLFFDDVRLPAEALVGSADAALAQLFAGLNPERIMGASFSLGIARYALDKGVAYAKQRSVWGAPIGSHQGLAHPLAQIKIELELAGLMTQKAAARYDSGDDFGAGEAANMAKYAAAEVAIKAVDQAIQTHGGNGMASEYGLGTLLGAVRVGRIAPVSREMVLNFVAQHSLGLPKSY, encoded by the coding sequence ATGAACTTCGTCGAGTCGCCCGAGCGGATCGCGCTGCGCCAGGCAGTGGGCGACCTGGCCCGCGGCTACGGTCACGAGTACTACACCAAGGTCGCCCGCAGCGGCGGCCACACCAGCGACCTGTGGAACGAGGCCGGGCGCCTGGGTTACCTGGGAGTCGCCGTGCCGGCCGAGTACGGCGGCGGCGGAGGCGGCATCGGTGACCTGGCCGCGGTGTGCGAGGAGTTCTGCGCGGCGGGCACGCCGATGCTGCTGATGGTGGTGTCCCCGGCGATCTGCGCCACCGTGATCGCCCGCTACGGCACCGACGAGCAGCGGCGCTCGTGGCTGCCCCGGTTCGCCACCGGCGAGGTGCGGATGTCGTTCGCCATCACCGAGCCCGACGCCGGGTCCAACGCCCACCGGCTGACGACGACGGCCCGGCGCGACGGCGGCGACTGGATCCTCAACGGGCGCAAGGTGTTCATCTCCGGTGTGGACGAGGCCGACGCGGTGCTCGTCGTCGGCCGCACCGCGGACGCCAGGACCGGCAAACTCAAACCCGCGCTGTTCATCGTGCCCACGAACACGCCCGGGTTCGAGTACCGGCAGATCGAGATGGATCTCGTCTCGGCGGACAAGCAGTTCGGCCTGTTCTTCGACGACGTCCGGCTGCCTGCCGAGGCGCTCGTCGGCAGTGCGGACGCCGCGCTGGCACAGCTGTTCGCGGGCCTGAACCCGGAGCGGATCATGGGCGCCTCGTTCTCCCTCGGCATCGCCCGCTACGCGCTGGACAAGGGCGTGGCGTACGCGAAGCAGCGCAGCGTGTGGGGCGCGCCGATCGGTTCCCACCAGGGGCTGGCGCATCCGCTGGCGCAGATCAAGATCGAACTGGAGCTGGCCGGGCTGATGACCCAGAAGGCCGCCGCCCGGTACGACTCGGGCGACGACTTCGGTGCCGGCGAGGCCGCGAACATGGCCAAGTACGCTGCCGCGGAGGTCGCCATCAAGGCGGTCGACCAGGCCATCCAGACCCACGGCGGCAACGGCATGGCGTCGGAGTACGGGCTCGGCACCCTGCTCGGTGCCGTCCGGGTGGGCCGGATCGCCCCGGTCAGCCGCGAGATGGTGCTCAACTTCGTCGCCCAGCACTCACTCGGCCTGCCGAAGTCGTACTAG
- a CDS encoding acetyl/propionyl/methylcrotonyl-CoA carboxylase subunit alpha — MIDNILVANRGEIARRVFRTCTALGIARTAVFSDADAGSPHVADADAAVRLPGNTPSETYLRADLLVEAARAAGADAVHPGYGFLSENAAFAQAVLDAGLTWIGPPPSAIATMGSKVESKRLMAAAGVPVLSELDPAAVTEADLPVLVKASAGGGGRGMRVVRSLAELAGAVDSARAEAASAFGDPTVFCERYLETGRHIEVQVLADTHGTVWALGERECSIQRRHQKVVEEAPSPLVGDAMRAELFDAARKAAKAIDYVGAGTVEFLATDDGRFYFLEMNTRLQVEHPVTECVTGLDLVALQIRIAEGERLPAEPPAARGHAIEVRLYAEDPAAGWQPQSGTLHRFHIPGVDTEFALGGAAGLRLDAGVADGSVVGVHYDPMLAKVIAWAPTRAEAARRLARALSGARIHGLRTNRDLLVNVLRHPEFLAGHTDTAFLGRHGLDVLSRPAADATAVRLSATAAALAEAAANRAAATTLPRLPAGWRNVPSAPSRKRYLAGDTEVEVAYHAGLRVDDADVVEVSPGRVVLDAGGVRRVFSVGRYPGLVCVDSALGAVDLVPVPRFTDPDAALAAGSLVAPMPGTVLRIAVAVGDTVAAGDPLLWLEAMKMEHRITAPADGEVTELPVSVGRQVEPGTVLAVVTPKERA, encoded by the coding sequence GTGATCGACAACATCTTGGTCGCCAACCGCGGCGAGATCGCCCGCCGCGTGTTCCGCACCTGCACCGCGCTCGGCATCGCCCGCACGGCCGTGTTCTCCGACGCCGACGCGGGCTCGCCGCACGTGGCCGACGCCGACGCGGCGGTCCGGCTGCCCGGTAACACCCCGTCCGAGACCTACCTGCGCGCGGACCTGCTGGTCGAGGCCGCGCGCGCGGCCGGCGCGGACGCCGTGCACCCCGGTTACGGGTTCCTGTCGGAGAACGCCGCGTTCGCGCAGGCGGTGCTCGACGCCGGGCTCACCTGGATCGGCCCGCCGCCGTCCGCGATCGCGACCATGGGCTCCAAGGTGGAGTCCAAACGGCTGATGGCGGCCGCCGGGGTGCCGGTACTGTCCGAACTGGACCCCGCAGCGGTCACCGAGGCCGACCTGCCGGTGCTGGTCAAGGCATCCGCCGGCGGTGGTGGCCGGGGGATGCGGGTCGTGCGGTCGCTGGCCGAGCTGGCCGGGGCCGTGGACAGCGCCCGCGCGGAAGCGGCGTCGGCGTTCGGCGACCCGACGGTGTTCTGCGAGCGGTACCTGGAGACCGGGCGGCACATCGAGGTCCAGGTGCTCGCCGACACCCACGGCACGGTCTGGGCGCTGGGGGAGCGGGAGTGCTCGATCCAGCGCCGGCACCAGAAGGTCGTCGAGGAGGCACCCTCCCCGCTGGTCGGCGACGCGATGCGCGCCGAGCTGTTCGACGCCGCGCGCAAGGCGGCGAAGGCGATCGACTACGTCGGCGCGGGCACCGTGGAGTTCCTGGCGACGGACGACGGACGGTTCTACTTCCTGGAGATGAACACCCGGCTGCAGGTCGAGCACCCGGTCACCGAGTGCGTCACCGGCTTGGACCTGGTCGCGCTCCAGATCCGCATCGCCGAAGGGGAGCGGCTGCCCGCCGAGCCACCGGCCGCCCGCGGGCACGCGATCGAGGTGCGGCTGTACGCCGAAGACCCCGCCGCCGGGTGGCAGCCGCAGAGCGGCACGCTGCACCGGTTCCACATCCCGGGCGTGGACACCGAGTTCGCCCTCGGCGGCGCGGCCGGGCTGCGGCTGGACGCGGGCGTGGCGGACGGCTCCGTGGTCGGGGTGCACTACGACCCGATGCTCGCCAAGGTGATCGCGTGGGCGCCCACCCGGGCCGAGGCAGCCCGGCGGCTGGCCCGGGCCCTGTCCGGCGCGCGGATCCACGGGCTGCGCACCAACCGCGATCTGCTGGTCAACGTGCTGCGGCACCCGGAGTTCCTGGCCGGGCACACGGACACCGCGTTCCTCGGCCGGCACGGGCTGGACGTGCTGTCCCGGCCGGCGGCGGACGCCACCGCGGTGCGGCTGTCGGCGACCGCGGCGGCCCTGGCCGAGGCGGCGGCGAACCGCGCCGCGGCGACCACGCTGCCGCGGCTGCCTGCCGGGTGGCGCAACGTGCCGTCCGCGCCGTCGCGCAAGCGCTACCTCGCCGGGGACACCGAGGTCGAAGTGGCCTACCACGCCGGGCTGCGCGTGGACGACGCCGACGTCGTCGAGGTGAGCCCGGGGCGCGTGGTGCTCGACGCCGGCGGGGTCCGGCGCGTGTTCAGCGTCGGGCGGTACCCCGGGCTGGTCTGCGTCGACTCCGCGCTCGGTGCCGTCGACCTGGTCCCGGTGCCGCGGTTCACCGACCCGGACGCCGCGCTCGCCGCCGGCTCGCTGGTCGCGCCGATGCCCGGCACCGTGCTGCGGATCGCCGTCGCGGTCGGGGACACCGTCGCCGCCGGCGACCCGTTGCTGTGGCTGGAAGCCATGAAGATGGAGCACCGGATCACCGCGCCCGCCGACGGCGAGGTCACCGAACTCCCCGTGTCCGTGGGCCGTCAGGTCGAACCCGGCACCGTCCTCGCCGTCGTCACCCCCAAGGAGCGAGCATGA
- a CDS encoding acyl-CoA carboxylase subunit beta — protein MSVIRSGVDTDSPEFAANREAMEAKLAELAGEHAKAIAGGGEKYVERHRTRGKLLARERIELLVDEDSPFLELSPLAAWGTDYHVGGSLVTGIGVVEGVECMIIANDPTVKGGASNPSSLKKGLRAAEIAAENRLPTINLVESGGADLPTQKEIFIPGGRTFRNLTTSSATRIPTIALVFGNSTAGGAYLPGMSDYVVMVKERAKVFLGGPPLVKMATGEESDDESLGGAEMHARTSGLADYLAHDEQDAIRIGRSIVKRLNWRKQGPAPKPDHPEPLLDPQDLLGIVPADLKIPFDPREVIGRIVDGSDFDEFKPLYGTSLVTGWANLHGYPVGILANARGVLFSEESQKATQFIQLANQTDTPLLFLHNTTGYMVGKEYEQGGIIKHGAMMINAVSNSTVPHLSVLMGASYGAGHYGMCGRAYGPRFLFAWPSAKSAVMGPAQLAGVLSIVARQSAAGRGQPYDEDADAAMRAMVEQRIEAESMPMFLSGMLYDDGIIDPRDTRTVLGLCLSAIHNGPIRGAEGFGVFRM, from the coding sequence TTGAGCGTGATCCGGTCCGGAGTGGACACCGACAGCCCGGAGTTCGCGGCCAACCGGGAGGCGATGGAGGCCAAGCTCGCCGAACTGGCAGGCGAGCACGCCAAGGCGATCGCGGGCGGCGGCGAGAAGTACGTCGAGCGGCACCGCACACGCGGGAAGCTCCTCGCCCGCGAGCGGATCGAGCTGCTCGTCGACGAGGACTCGCCGTTCCTGGAGCTCTCGCCGCTGGCCGCGTGGGGCACCGACTACCACGTCGGTGGCAGCCTGGTCACCGGCATCGGGGTCGTGGAAGGCGTCGAGTGCATGATCATCGCCAACGACCCGACCGTGAAGGGCGGCGCGAGCAACCCGTCCAGCCTGAAGAAGGGCCTGCGGGCCGCCGAGATCGCGGCGGAGAACCGGCTGCCGACGATCAACCTGGTCGAGTCCGGTGGCGCGGATCTGCCCACCCAGAAGGAGATCTTCATCCCAGGCGGGCGCACGTTCCGCAACCTGACCACCTCCTCGGCGACCCGGATCCCGACCATCGCGCTCGTGTTCGGCAACTCCACGGCCGGCGGCGCCTACCTGCCCGGCATGTCCGACTACGTGGTGATGGTCAAAGAACGCGCCAAGGTGTTCCTCGGCGGCCCGCCACTGGTCAAGATGGCCACCGGGGAGGAGTCCGACGACGAATCGCTGGGCGGTGCGGAAATGCACGCCCGCACCTCGGGGCTGGCCGACTACCTCGCCCACGACGAGCAGGACGCGATCCGCATCGGCCGCAGCATCGTCAAGCGGCTCAACTGGCGCAAGCAGGGGCCGGCGCCGAAACCGGACCACCCCGAGCCGCTGCTGGACCCGCAGGACCTGCTCGGGATCGTGCCGGCCGACCTGAAGATCCCGTTCGACCCGCGTGAGGTGATCGGCCGGATCGTCGACGGCTCCGACTTCGACGAGTTCAAACCGCTCTACGGCACCAGCCTGGTCACCGGCTGGGCGAACCTGCACGGCTACCCGGTTGGCATCCTCGCCAACGCCCGCGGGGTGCTGTTCAGCGAGGAGTCGCAGAAGGCCACCCAGTTCATCCAGCTCGCCAACCAGACCGACACGCCGCTGCTGTTCCTGCACAACACCACCGGGTACATGGTCGGCAAGGAGTACGAGCAGGGCGGCATCATCAAGCACGGCGCCATGATGATCAACGCGGTGTCCAACTCGACGGTGCCGCACCTGTCCGTGCTGATGGGCGCCTCCTACGGGGCCGGGCACTACGGCATGTGCGGCCGCGCCTACGGGCCGAGGTTCCTGTTCGCGTGGCCCAGCGCCAAGTCCGCCGTGATGGGCCCGGCGCAGCTGGCCGGCGTGCTCTCGATCGTCGCCCGGCAGTCGGCCGCCGGGCGTGGCCAGCCCTACGACGAGGACGCCGACGCCGCGATGCGCGCCATGGTCGAGCAGCGGATCGAGGCCGAGTCGATGCCGATGTTCCTGTCCGGCATGCTCTACGACGACGGCATCATCGACCCGCGCGACACCCGCACCGTGCTCGGGCTGTGCCTGTCCGCCATCCACAATGGACCGATCAGGGGCGCCGAGGGCTTCGGCGTCTTCCGGATGTGA
- a CDS encoding acyl-CoA dehydrogenase family protein: MNGPFATPERTALRETVRRFVEAEVLPHLDAWERAGELPRDLHRKAGEIGLLGVSFPEAVGGGGGNFLDAMTVTEEILSAGGSGGLIASLFTNGIALPHLVTAGDPAQIDRWVRPTIEGRLIGSLAITEPDGGSDVAGIRTTARREGDHYVVNGAKTYITSGTRADFVTTAVRTGGPGAHGVSLLVVERGTPGFTVSRKLEKMGWHCSDTAELSFADARVPAANLVGEENTGFLQIATHFVTERLSLAVQGYATAQRALDLTVQWCRLRETFGRPLISRQLVQHKLVEMARRTELARVYTRHVAQRFVAGEEVIAEACFAKNTAVETAEWVVSEAVQLHGGLGYLRESEVERHYRDVRILGIGGGTNEILAGLAAKRLGYTA; the protein is encoded by the coding sequence GTGAACGGCCCGTTCGCCACACCGGAGCGGACCGCGCTGCGCGAGACCGTGCGCCGGTTCGTCGAGGCCGAGGTGCTGCCGCACCTGGACGCGTGGGAACGCGCCGGGGAACTGCCGCGGGACCTGCACCGCAAGGCCGGGGAGATCGGCCTGCTCGGCGTGTCCTTCCCGGAGGCCGTGGGCGGTGGTGGCGGGAACTTCCTCGACGCGATGACCGTGACCGAGGAAATCCTGTCCGCGGGTGGCTCCGGCGGCCTGATCGCCTCGCTGTTCACCAACGGGATCGCGCTGCCGCACCTGGTCACGGCCGGTGACCCGGCGCAGATCGACCGCTGGGTGCGGCCGACGATCGAGGGCAGGCTCATCGGGTCGCTGGCGATCACCGAGCCCGACGGCGGCTCGGACGTGGCCGGTATCCGCACCACCGCCCGCCGCGAGGGCGACCACTACGTCGTCAACGGCGCCAAGACCTACATCACCTCCGGCACCCGCGCCGACTTCGTGACCACCGCGGTACGCACCGGCGGCCCGGGAGCGCACGGGGTGTCGCTGCTGGTCGTCGAGCGCGGCACGCCCGGGTTCACCGTGAGCCGCAAGCTGGAGAAGATGGGCTGGCACTGCTCGGACACCGCGGAACTGTCCTTCGCCGACGCCCGGGTGCCCGCGGCGAACCTGGTCGGCGAGGAGAACACCGGCTTCCTCCAGATCGCCACCCACTTCGTCACCGAACGGCTCTCGCTCGCGGTGCAGGGCTACGCGACGGCGCAGCGCGCGCTCGATCTGACCGTGCAGTGGTGCCGGCTGCGGGAGACGTTCGGCCGGCCGCTGATCTCACGGCAACTCGTGCAGCACAAGCTGGTGGAGATGGCCCGGCGGACTGAGCTGGCGCGCGTCTACACGCGGCACGTCGCGCAGCGGTTCGTGGCGGGCGAGGAGGTCATCGCGGAGGCGTGCTTCGCGAAGAACACCGCGGTCGAGACGGCCGAGTGGGTCGTGAGCGAGGCGGTCCAGCTGCACGGCGGCCTCGGGTACCTGCGGGAGTCCGAAGTGGAGCGGCACTACCGCGATGTCCGCATCCTCGGCATCGGCGGCGGCACCAACGAGATCCTGGCGGGTCTCGCGGCGAAGAGATTGGGGTACACGGCTTGA